In the genome of Ignavibacteriales bacterium, one region contains:
- a CDS encoding glycosyltransferase family 4 protein: MKVLYSCLSKSWGGMEMNTLTSVKQLLNRSLNAELICSAESRIHVEAVSMGILTHPVHAPGYFHPVTVTRISNIIRKGNFDLIHSHASKDLWLLVPALKLRGIKIPLLLTKHVGSFIVKKDFFHKWLYNRLTYALAISRAIENNLLKTCPLTKEKILLHHNGIDTCRFDPNKINRDISRKEFGLNTEDLLIGMMARFSPGKGHEEFLYAASELNKLYKNLKFTIVGEASRGENEYAESIKRLAESYELNNLIFTGYRSDTENVLAAMDIFVMPSHAEAFGIALAEAMSMGIPSVCADAEGLLDIAVDGSTSLLFEVKTGDSLKEKLIRLIESPSLRKSFSAASRERAVDKFEIEKLTDRVLDIYTKAIKK, from the coding sequence ATGAAAGTATTGTATTCATGCCTTTCTAAAAGCTGGGGCGGAATGGAGATGAATACTCTCACTTCCGTTAAGCAACTGCTGAACAGAAGTTTAAATGCTGAGTTGATTTGTTCTGCCGAGTCAAGAATCCATGTGGAAGCCGTTAGTATGGGTATACTTACACACCCTGTTCACGCTCCCGGATATTTTCATCCCGTTACGGTAACGCGCATAAGTAATATAATCCGCAAAGGTAATTTTGATCTCATCCATTCACACGCATCAAAAGACTTATGGCTGCTGGTGCCTGCATTAAAACTGAGAGGAATAAAAATTCCATTATTACTTACAAAACATGTCGGTTCATTTATAGTGAAAAAAGATTTTTTTCATAAATGGTTGTATAACCGTTTGACTTACGCACTGGCAATCAGCCGGGCGATTGAAAACAATCTTTTGAAAACCTGCCCGCTGACAAAAGAAAAAATTTTATTGCATCACAACGGCATTGATACCTGCCGGTTCGATCCGAATAAAATTAACCGGGATATATCACGGAAAGAGTTTGGATTAAACACTGAAGATCTGCTAATCGGTATGATGGCAAGATTCAGCCCCGGAAAAGGTCATGAAGAATTTCTTTATGCGGCTTCTGAACTGAACAAATTATATAAGAATCTGAAATTCACTATTGTTGGTGAAGCAAGTCGCGGTGAAAATGAATATGCGGAATCAATAAAAAGACTCGCCGAAAGCTATGAGTTAAATAATTTGATTTTTACAGGCTACCGGAGCGACACTGAAAATGTTCTGGCAGCGATGGATATTTTTGTTATGCCTTCACACGCTGAAGCATTTGGTATAGCGCTGGCGGAAGCAATGTCAATGGGAATTCCTTCTGTTTGTGCCGATGCTGAGGGACTGCTTGATATCGCAGTTGACGGCTCCACATCATTACTCTTCGAAGTAAAGACCGGAGATAGTTTAAAAGAAAAATTAATTCGTTTGATTGAATCACCATCCCTGAGAAAATCTTTTAGTGCGGCTTCAAGAGAAAGAGCCGTTGATAAATTTGAAATAGAAAAACTCACAGACAGAGTACTGGATATTTATACAAAAGCGATTAAGAAATGA
- a CDS encoding glycosyltransferase family 2 protein, producing MKLNPVNIFLPFDEQNPFAVPEAFENNVLVNKVFFISPENISGKTGELIISNSLTGSNTYNKINLSNDSHDLILITSSVKIEFTKEDLERFIKIAQNTDAGIVTSNHFELVNSVKHSRHVLNYHSGSVRDDFYFGPVMFFKREAFDYAVTHGPRELQFAGLYELRLLISEKFRIINIPEQLYNYNKHALNKPGIEQHFIYVDPGNRNAQIEMENVFTDHLNRIGALTSPERKQIEINEQQFETEASVIIPVRNRVKTIAHAIKSAVNQKTDFSFNIIIVDNHSNDGTSKIIEELKSKQKLIVHIIPDSDSLGIGGCWNEAVNSVHCGKFAVQLDSDDIYKDENTLQKIVDKFRQTKCGMVIGSYIITDFSLKEIPPGLIDHREWTDENGMNNALRINGLGAPRAFYTPLIRDFNFPNVSYGEDYAVALRISAEYKVGRIYEPVYICRRWEGNSDHNISHEQQNKNNSYKDFIRLQEVLTRQRNNKNVS from the coding sequence ATGAAACTAAATCCTGTAAATATTTTTCTTCCTTTTGATGAGCAAAATCCTTTTGCCGTTCCTGAGGCATTTGAAAATAATGTTCTGGTGAATAAAGTATTTTTTATCTCACCTGAAAACATTTCAGGTAAAACTGGTGAATTGATAATTTCTAATTCGCTTACCGGCAGTAATACTTATAACAAAATAAATCTCAGCAATGATTCCCATGACCTGATACTGATCACTTCGTCTGTCAAAATTGAATTCACAAAAGAGGACCTGGAAAGGTTCATTAAAATTGCTCAGAACACTGACGCGGGGATAGTAACATCCAATCACTTTGAATTGGTCAATTCAGTTAAACATTCGCGCCATGTGTTGAATTATCATTCAGGAAGTGTTCGTGATGATTTTTATTTTGGTCCGGTTATGTTTTTCAAACGTGAAGCATTTGATTATGCAGTCACCCACGGCCCGCGGGAACTACAGTTTGCAGGATTGTATGAGTTACGACTTCTGATTTCAGAAAAATTCAGGATCATTAACATTCCTGAACAACTATACAATTATAACAAACATGCTTTGAACAAACCGGGAATTGAACAGCACTTCATTTATGTTGACCCAGGAAATAGGAATGCCCAGATTGAAATGGAAAATGTATTCACCGATCATTTAAATCGTATTGGTGCATTAACTTCACCCGAAAGAAAACAGATAGAAATTAATGAACAGCAGTTTGAAACCGAAGCTTCGGTGATTATTCCGGTTCGCAACAGGGTTAAGACAATTGCTCACGCGATTAAATCCGCAGTTAATCAGAAAACTGATTTCAGCTTTAACATAATTATTGTAGATAATCACTCAAATGACGGTACGAGTAAGATAATTGAAGAATTAAAATCAAAACAAAAATTAATTGTTCATATCATTCCTGACTCTGACTCCCTTGGCATAGGCGGCTGCTGGAATGAAGCCGTCAACTCTGTTCACTGCGGAAAGTTTGCTGTTCAACTGGATAGCGATGATATATATAAAGATGAAAATACGCTTCAAAAAATTGTGGATAAATTCAGGCAGACTAAATGCGGAATGGTTATAGGTTCGTATATCATAACAGATTTCAGTCTGAAGGAAATTCCTCCCGGATTAATTGACCACCGTGAATGGACTGATGAAAACGGCATGAACAATGCATTACGCATCAACGGACTCGGTGCACCGCGGGCATTTTATACACCGCTTATTCGTGATTTCAATTTTCCAAATGTAAGTTATGGTGAAGACTATGCTGTCGCGCTAAGAATTTCTGCTGAGTATAAAGTCGGCAGAATTTATGAACCAGTTTATATCTGCAGAAGATGGGAAGGAAATTCTGATCACAATATTTCGCACGAGCAGCAGAATAAAAATAATTCGTATAAAGATTTTATCCGTCTTCAGGAAGTTTTGACTAGACAAAGAAATAATAAAAATGTTAGCTGA
- a CDS encoding DUF4922 domain-containing protein has product MLADRIIKDDLIESYLAENKFSNAIERLFELQKKEWQDLQNNYSALSDIQSNTFYFDGFRIKTQLNPGRITSTSAKTDKVNILQRNCFLCEHNLPDHQKGIMINESMILLINPFPIFPLHLTIPHTNHIEQEILKHFDLFVDCAKKIGTDFTLMYNGPKCGASAPDHFHFQACKKNLLPVDDDFHQLKNEYGETLLRNDLVEVTTIDDSLRKIISIETNDSRILLHTFSLIILHLQKFLFTDEEPKVNLLCSYEEDHGWRVIIFLRSKHRPEIYFSEKDDKLLFSPAVVDVAGLCITPLEKDFIRLDKNLITKIFNEVFISPNEFYQFTSELAELLSYDSFND; this is encoded by the coding sequence ATGTTAGCTGACCGAATAATTAAAGATGATTTAATCGAATCTTATCTTGCTGAAAATAAATTCAGCAATGCGATTGAGCGTTTATTTGAACTTCAAAAAAAGGAATGGCAGGATTTACAAAATAATTATTCAGCACTTTCTGATATCCAGTCGAACACATTTTACTTTGATGGCTTCCGGATAAAAACTCAACTCAACCCTGGAAGAATTACATCAACCAGTGCAAAGACTGATAAGGTGAATATATTACAGCGCAATTGCTTTTTGTGTGAACATAATCTTCCTGATCATCAAAAGGGGATAATGATAAATGAATCGATGATACTTTTGATTAATCCGTTTCCAATATTTCCGCTGCACCTTACCATTCCGCATACAAATCATATTGAGCAGGAAATTTTAAAACATTTTGATTTGTTCGTTGACTGCGCAAAAAAAATCGGCACTGATTTTACATTAATGTATAACGGTCCTAAATGCGGGGCTTCGGCTCCTGATCATTTTCATTTTCAGGCTTGTAAAAAAAATCTCCTGCCGGTTGATGATGATTTTCATCAGCTCAAAAATGAGTACGGTGAAACTCTGCTAAGAAATGATCTTGTTGAAGTAACAACTATTGATGACTCACTAAGAAAGATTATTTCAATTGAAACGAATGACAGCAGAATTTTACTTCACACTTTTTCGCTTATCATTCTGCATCTTCAAAAATTTTTATTCACGGATGAAGAACCCAAAGTTAACCTTCTTTGCAGCTATGAAGAAGACCACGGATGGAGGGTGATAATATTTTTACGAAGCAAACACAGACCGGAAATATATTTCAGTGAAAAGGATGACAAGCTGCTGTTCAGCCCGGCGGTTGTGGATGTTGCCGGGTTATGTATCACCCCTCTGGAAAAAGATTTTATCCGATTAGACAAAAATCTAATCACAAAAATTTTTAATGAAGTTTTTATTTCCCCAAATGAATTCTATCAATTCACTTCCGAACTTGCAGAACTGTTATCCTATGATTCATTTAACGATTAA
- the bla gene encoding subclass B1 metallo-beta-lactamase has product MRLKFFYAALIILIANTASKSQYDIYKISTDIELMKLTENVFVHISYFTSKEYGRFPSNGMIYVQGNEAFLFDTPMTEGMTEQLISFIKDSLKLEITGFIPNHWHDDCTGGLRMINELNIESYSNILTYDILKEKNLPLTKYHFRDSLLLNFGKNKIICKYFGAAHAADNIIVWLPSEKVLFAGCMAKELSSKGLGNLSDADTKQWPVTIKTVFAEFPDAEYVIPGHGNTGSKELLEHTLHLLAK; this is encoded by the coding sequence ATGAGACTGAAATTTTTTTACGCAGCGTTAATTATTCTTATTGCTAATACGGCATCAAAAAGTCAGTATGATATTTATAAAATATCTACCGACATTGAATTAATGAAACTGACCGAAAATGTTTTCGTTCATATTTCATATTTTACTTCAAAAGAGTACGGAAGATTTCCATCAAACGGAATGATATATGTCCAGGGCAATGAAGCATTTCTTTTTGATACTCCAATGACAGAAGGAATGACAGAACAATTAATCTCTTTTATAAAGGATAGTCTGAAACTTGAAATAACAGGCTTCATTCCAAATCACTGGCATGATGACTGTACAGGCGGACTAAGGATGATAAATGAACTAAACATTGAAAGTTATTCAAACATACTTACATACGATATTCTGAAAGAAAAAAATCTTCCGCTGACCAAATATCATTTTCGTGATTCCCTTTTGCTTAACTTTGGGAAGAACAAAATAATCTGTAAATACTTTGGTGCCGCACATGCTGCCGACAACATTATCGTTTGGCTGCCATCAGAAAAAGTTTTATTTGCAGGGTGCATGGCTAAAGAACTAAGCTCAAAAGGATTAGGTAATCTTTCAGATGCGGACACGAAGCAATGGCCGGTAACAATAAAAACAGTTTTCGCAGAGTTTCCGGATGCTGAATATGTAATTCCGGGTCACGGCAACACCGGGAGTAAAGAGTTGCTTGAACACACTTTGCATTTACTTGCAAAATGA
- a CDS encoding epimerase: MKIDVILFGATGMVGEGVLLEILNHQEVERILLITRRASDFKHPRVHEIIHDDFFKYNSIEEKLKGYQACFFCLGTTSVGKNEMEYTLTTYDITISAAETLSKVNPGMVFCYVSGQGTDSTENGKLMWARVKGKTENDLMKFPFKAVYNFRPGFIKPLKGQTHAFLASKIIGIFYPVMNIFLSKYICKMEDIALSMIHVATEGYSKHILENKDITSLGKLYKSSH, encoded by the coding sequence ATGAAGATTGATGTAATACTTTTCGGAGCAACGGGCATGGTTGGCGAGGGAGTGCTTCTGGAAATTCTGAACCACCAGGAAGTGGAAAGAATTCTTCTTATAACAAGGCGGGCTTCCGACTTTAAGCATCCCCGCGTACACGAGATCATTCATGATGATTTTTTTAAGTACAACTCAATAGAAGAAAAACTTAAAGGTTACCAGGCATGTTTTTTCTGTCTTGGTACAACGTCAGTCGGCAAAAACGAAATGGAGTATACACTTACCACTTACGACATAACAATAAGTGCCGCCGAAACACTTTCTAAAGTTAATCCGGGAATGGTTTTTTGTTATGTATCCGGACAAGGAACCGACAGCACTGAAAACGGAAAACTAATGTGGGCACGCGTAAAAGGTAAAACAGAAAACGATTTGATGAAATTCCCATTCAAAGCAGTTTATAATTTCAGACCAGGATTTATAAAGCCGTTAAAAGGGCAAACACATGCTTTTTTAGCCTCAAAAATTATAGGAATTTTCTATCCTGTTATGAATATTTTTTTATCAAAATATATTTGCAAAATGGAGGACATAGCGCTTTCGATGATACATGTTGCAACTGAAGGATATTCGAAACATATACTTGAGAACAAAGACATCACTTCACTTGGGAAACTTTACAAATCTTCACACTAA
- a CDS encoding DUF1697 domain-containing protein, whose product MPAYISLIRGINVSGQKKIKMVDLSKAYEELKFKNVKTYIQSGNVLFDNKSNETSSLSKKIEKKILEKFGFDVSVVVLNRDELNSVIKNNPFTRRKNSEGSRMYVAFMTAVPEKSLIEKLNPADFKPEEFVIEERTIYMYLPSGYGTSKINNNFFESKLKVKATTRNWNTVNILSELAAEIKN is encoded by the coding sequence ATGCCGGCATACATTTCATTGATCAGAGGTATTAACGTAAGCGGACAGAAAAAAATCAAAATGGTTGATCTGTCTAAGGCTTACGAAGAACTGAAATTCAAAAATGTGAAAACTTACATCCAGAGTGGAAATGTATTGTTTGATAATAAATCAAACGAAACATCATCGCTGTCGAAAAAAATTGAAAAGAAAATCCTGGAAAAATTCGGATTTGATGTAAGTGTTGTAGTGCTTAATCGGGATGAACTGAACTCAGTAATAAAAAATAATCCGTTTACCCGAAGAAAAAATTCAGAAGGCTCAAGAATGTATGTTGCTTTTATGACTGCAGTTCCGGAAAAATCTTTAATTGAAAAATTAAATCCGGCTGATTTCAAACCGGAGGAATTTGTCATCGAAGAAAGGACGATTTACATGTATCTTCCTTCAGGTTATGGAACCTCAAAGATCAACAATAATTTTTTTGAATCTAAACTTAAAGTGAAAGCCACAACAAGAAACTGGAATACAGTTAATATACTTTCAGAACTTGCGGCTGAAATTAAAAATTAA
- a CDS encoding alpha-glucosidase C-terminal domain-containing protein, translating to MLFLSNGFSQTITDVIDPIKLKSGETDTLLISDIFYAEKYDITVESSPNIKVKYENNLLILTPDSLFEGMELLHFFFNNDKYSIPVLSEINQKVDFAFKPANKKSNVFLFGSFNNWNRNNIRMTDINNDGVFYTSISLEPGRHEYKFYVDDPDDSSGAMEFIDPDNPEFLSNGFGGYNSVRTVHERHSGVFYLHNISMVKNKSSNTYTFYLEDENSRSRLSTENIFALINNKKIEEVKIKTDDNYIYVEIDNDKIETGGIFRIAVTVNGRSSNLQTIFLNQNNFSWHDAIIYSIMIDRFNDGDESNTIPVQHKSLTAKANYMGGDLQGIIDKINDGYFTSLGANTLWLSPVIANTDSAYQEYPEPHRYYTGYHGYWPVHPTNVEERFGDMELLKKLIETAHSKNIKVLLDYVANHIHIEHPFWKEHRDWFGNLELPDGRKNLRLWDEQRLTTWFEPYMPSFDFEGSEEALEVMTDNAVWWLKETGADGFRHDAVKHIPNEFWRLLTKKIRKEFFNSGNKNLYQIGETFGSYDLVSSYVNKGQLDAQFNFNLYDTSVPVFIDTALSFKLLDLQMKNTFEVYGINHLMGNVMDSHDKVRFMAFADYDVALADAMNAGEIGWNNPPEVSYSDSYKKLKLMTVFLNTIPGIPVIYYGDEFGMTGAADPDNRRMMRFDEELNAAETNTIADVRKIIGVRNQSPALRYGDFLTLTADKNIYSYIRSDMTERIIVVINKSYNEISTSVKLPEVYRINSVFDLIDGSQYSTQNNSLNLMLKPLSFLILKVN from the coding sequence TTGCTGTTCCTCTCAAATGGTTTTAGTCAAACCATAACGGATGTTATTGACCCGATTAAATTAAAGTCCGGAGAAACCGACACATTGCTTATCAGCGATATTTTCTATGCAGAAAAATATGATATTACGGTTGAATCATCTCCGAACATAAAGGTGAAGTATGAAAACAATTTATTGATACTCACTCCGGATTCCTTATTTGAGGGGATGGAACTGTTACATTTCTTTTTTAATAATGATAAATATTCCATTCCGGTACTAAGTGAGATAAATCAGAAAGTGGATTTTGCATTCAAGCCGGCAAATAAAAAATCAAATGTGTTTTTGTTCGGCAGCTTTAATAACTGGAACAGAAACAATATCAGGATGACTGATATTAATAATGACGGTGTTTTTTATACGTCAATTTCATTAGAGCCGGGACGGCACGAATATAAATTTTATGTTGATGATCCGGATGATTCATCCGGCGCGATGGAATTCATTGACCCGGATAATCCCGAATTTTTGTCAAACGGATTTGGAGGATATAATTCAGTTCGTACTGTGCACGAAAGACATTCGGGTGTATTTTATCTTCATAACATTTCAATGGTAAAAAATAAAAGTTCGAATACATATACATTCTATCTTGAGGATGAAAACAGCAGAAGCAGATTAAGTACCGAAAATATATTTGCACTTATAAACAATAAAAAAATTGAGGAAGTAAAAATTAAGACAGATGACAACTATATCTATGTTGAAATTGATAATGATAAAATTGAAACCGGAGGCATTTTCAGAATTGCGGTAACTGTAAACGGCAGAAGCTCGAATCTCCAAACTATCTTTTTGAATCAGAATAATTTTTCATGGCATGACGCAATAATTTATTCAATAATGATAGACCGTTTCAATGATGGCGATGAGTCAAATACTATCCCGGTTCAACACAAATCACTTACGGCTAAAGCAAATTATATGGGTGGGGATCTTCAGGGAATTATCGACAAAATTAATGATGGCTACTTTACATCACTCGGCGCAAACACTCTCTGGCTTTCTCCGGTAATCGCAAACACAGACAGCGCCTACCAGGAATACCCCGAACCACATCGTTACTATACTGGCTATCATGGTTATTGGCCGGTACATCCCACAAATGTTGAAGAACGATTTGGCGATATGGAGTTACTGAAAAAATTAATTGAGACTGCTCATTCTAAAAACATTAAAGTGCTTCTGGATTATGTTGCTAATCATATTCACATCGAGCATCCTTTCTGGAAAGAACACAGGGATTGGTTTGGAAATCTTGAGTTGCCCGACGGAAGAAAAAATCTAAGACTCTGGGATGAACAAAGATTAACCACATGGTTTGAGCCTTATATGCCGTCATTCGATTTTGAAGGATCAGAAGAAGCACTTGAAGTAATGACAGACAATGCAGTCTGGTGGTTAAAGGAAACCGGTGCTGACGGTTTCAGGCACGATGCTGTAAAACATATTCCAAATGAATTCTGGAGATTGCTGACAAAAAAAATCAGGAAAGAATTTTTTAACTCCGGGAATAAAAATCTCTACCAGATTGGAGAAACATTCGGTAGTTATGATCTTGTTAGTTCATATGTCAACAAAGGACAGCTTGATGCGCAGTTTAATTTTAATCTTTATGATACTTCTGTTCCTGTATTCATTGACACAGCGCTTTCATTCAAGCTGCTTGATCTCCAGATGAAAAATACTTTTGAAGTATACGGCATAAACCATCTGATGGGAAATGTCATGGATAGCCATGATAAAGTCCGGTTTATGGCATTCGCGGATTATGACGTTGCTCTTGCTGATGCTATGAATGCGGGTGAAATCGGATGGAACAATCCGCCTGAAGTAAGTTATAGTGACAGCTATAAAAAACTTAAACTGATGACGGTCTTCCTTAATACGATTCCCGGAATACCTGTAATTTATTATGGCGATGAATTCGGAATGACCGGCGCTGCTGATCCTGACAACAGAAGAATGATGAGGTTTGACGAAGAACTTAATGCTGCTGAAACAAACACAATAGCTGATGTACGTAAAATCATCGGCGTCAGGAATCAAAGTCCAGCATTGCGGTATGGGGATTTCCTTACGCTTACGGCTGATAAAAATATTTATTCATATATCAGATCGGATATGACTGAAAGAATTATTGTTGTCATAAATAAAAGTTATAATGAAATCAGCACTTCCGTTAAGCTGCCTGAAGTTTATAGGATCAATTCTGTGTTCGATTTGATTGATGGATCACAGTACAGCACCCAAAATAATTCGCTTAACTTAATGTTGAAGCCGTTAAGTTTTCTTATTTTAAAAGTGAATTAG
- a CDS encoding ABC transporter ATP-binding protein: MKLLYSYLRQYWKLVLLSLLLAAINQVFSLLDPWIFRIVIDEYATKFDHYTTNEFIKGVSLLLLAAVGVAFVSRVAKNFQDYFVNVITQRLGAQIYADGIKHSLQIPYSMFEDQRSGQTLGVLQKVRIDVEKLISASVNVLFTTLVGIIFVTVYSIYVHWLIAPVFFLSVPVLGLISSLLSKRIKKIQKVIVAETTSLAGATTESLRNIELVKSLGLGTQEINRLNSTTEKILKLELKKVRYIRTLSFIQGTSVNFIRTSILFLMLFLIFTQAISVGEFFSLFIYSFFIFGPLQSLGDIINIYREAEVSLNNFQDIINIPIETKPDIPAKLGRVSKLEFDNVSFKHRSATTKALEKISFKVEMGETVAFVGPSGSGKTTLVKLLVGLYTPHEGKIIYNDHPHVEINFDELREKIGFVTQDTQLFSGSIKENLLFVNPGATEEDCFAVLEKAACQTLLARADKGLDTLIGEGGVKVSGGEKQRLSIARALLRKPHLLVFDEATSALDSLTEEEIGKTIRDVSNTKDLITILIAHRLSTILHADRIYVLEKGKIIESGKHSELLELKGLYYAMWRQQIGERKIGSDGISLDEMKIQTKEIPKETMRN, translated from the coding sequence ATGAAATTATTATACTCATACTTAAGGCAATACTGGAAACTTGTGCTGCTCTCGCTGCTGCTCGCAGCTATTAACCAGGTATTCTCGCTGCTCGATCCCTGGATCTTCAGGATTGTTATTGACGAGTACGCAACAAAGTTTGATCACTATACTACAAACGAATTTATAAAAGGAGTAAGCCTGCTTCTTTTAGCGGCTGTCGGTGTGGCTTTTGTGTCAAGGGTTGCAAAAAATTTTCAGGATTATTTTGTAAACGTAATTACCCAACGGCTTGGCGCACAGATTTATGCAGACGGAATAAAGCATTCGCTGCAAATCCCGTATTCAATGTTTGAAGATCAGCGAAGCGGACAAACATTGGGGGTGCTTCAGAAAGTAAGGATTGATGTTGAAAAATTAATTTCAGCTTCAGTTAATGTTTTGTTCACCACACTCGTGGGGATAATCTTTGTAACGGTTTACTCAATCTATGTTCACTGGCTTATAGCCCCGGTCTTTTTTCTTTCGGTGCCGGTTCTTGGATTAATTAGCTCACTCCTTAGCAAAAGGATAAAAAAAATTCAAAAGGTGATTGTTGCGGAAACAACATCGCTTGCTGGCGCTACAACAGAATCACTCAGGAACATTGAGCTGGTTAAAAGTCTTGGACTTGGGACTCAGGAAATAAATAGACTCAATTCAACAACAGAAAAAATTCTAAAACTTGAATTAAAAAAAGTCAGGTATATCAGAACACTAAGCTTTATACAGGGCACATCAGTCAATTTTATTAGAACAAGTATTTTATTCCTGATGCTGTTCCTGATTTTCACTCAGGCAATTTCTGTCGGCGAATTCTTTTCATTGTTCATCTACTCATTTTTTATTTTTGGTCCGCTTCAAAGTCTTGGAGATATAATAAACATATACCGTGAAGCGGAAGTGTCGCTTAATAACTTCCAGGATATAATTAATATTCCAATTGAAACGAAACCCGATATTCCGGCAAAACTCGGAAGGGTAAGTAAACTTGAATTTGATAATGTCAGTTTCAAACATCGAAGTGCCACTACGAAAGCGCTTGAAAAAATTTCCTTTAAAGTTGAAATGGGGGAGACTGTTGCGTTCGTTGGACCATCCGGTTCCGGTAAAACAACACTTGTAAAATTATTGGTGGGACTTTATACACCACACGAAGGAAAAATTATTTACAATGATCATCCGCATGTCGAAATAAATTTTGATGAGCTTAGAGAAAAAATCGGATTTGTAACACAGGATACTCAATTGTTTTCAGGCTCAATAAAAGAGAATCTTTTGTTTGTTAATCCGGGTGCAACTGAAGAGGATTGTTTTGCGGTTCTTGAAAAAGCGGCATGTCAAACCTTACTTGCAAGAGCTGATAAAGGACTTGATACATTGATAGGTGAAGGCGGCGTAAAAGTTTCCGGCGGTGAAAAACAAAGACTTTCAATTGCGAGAGCGCTATTAAGAAAGCCGCACCTTCTTGTTTTTGATGAAGCAACTTCAGCACTTGATTCTTTGACCGAAGAAGAAATCGGGAAAACAATCCGCGATGTTTCTAACACAAAAGACCTGATTACAATTTTAATTGCTCACCGCCTTTCAACTATTTTACATGCAGACAGGATCTACGTTCTTGAAAAAGGAAAAATAATTGAATCAGGGAAGCACAGTGAACTGCTGGAGCTTAAAGGTCTTTACTATGCTATGTGGCGCCAGCAGATTGGCGAAAGGAAAATTGGAAGCGACGGAATATCACTTGATGAAATGAAAATACAGACGAAAGAAATTCCTAAAGAAACTATGAGGAATTAA
- a CDS encoding HU family DNA-binding protein: MAAAKPMTKSQILDHLSKKTGTTKKLSGEFLDELVSLAHKEAKKSFVLPGLGKLVVVNRKKRMGRNPATGQTMVIPAKKVLKFRIAKAAKDAIL; encoded by the coding sequence ATGGCAGCTGCAAAACCAATGACCAAGTCTCAGATACTCGACCACCTCTCAAAAAAAACCGGCACAACAAAAAAATTGTCCGGCGAATTTTTGGATGAGTTAGTTAGTCTCGCACACAAAGAAGCAAAAAAATCTTTTGTGCTTCCAGGTTTAGGTAAACTAGTTGTTGTTAATCGTAAAAAGAGAATGGGAAGAAATCCTGCCACTGGTCAAACAATGGTTATTCCTGCTAAGAAAGTATTGAAATTCAGAATAGCAAAAGCAGCAAAAGATGCTATCCTGTAA